A single genomic interval of Halorubrum aethiopicum harbors:
- a CDS encoding Nmad3 family putative nucleotide modification protein, with protein sequence MPRAVAVNVAANTNEPGFRGPVYPDGSFAYVPIPESAATLPRDRFPVDEPLPTYADLDLPFSLPASLRDRPVHMDPEFPGVHGRERATYGDPYAIKAAPIADLEPGDWLLFYATLSLRPADWPGPEPDRDGDAVVDAGTVVDDDLAPDWGAYLLAGIRVDRVIEDPDREMAAGAAPTNAHLKRDPFDARVVVAGDPTESGLFERAVPLSTSASGAEANDLVTDLSSDSGKGPWWRRPMRFDASATATLLDRIRWA encoded by the coding sequence ATGCCTCGCGCCGTCGCCGTCAACGTCGCCGCCAACACCAACGAGCCCGGCTTCCGCGGGCCCGTGTACCCCGACGGGTCCTTCGCGTACGTCCCGATCCCCGAGTCGGCGGCGACGCTCCCTCGCGACCGGTTCCCGGTCGACGAGCCGCTCCCGACGTACGCCGACCTCGACCTCCCCTTTTCGCTCCCCGCGTCGCTCCGCGACCGTCCGGTCCACATGGACCCGGAGTTCCCCGGCGTCCACGGCCGCGAGCGCGCGACCTACGGCGATCCCTACGCGATAAAGGCCGCGCCGATCGCCGACCTCGAGCCGGGCGACTGGCTGCTGTTCTACGCCACGCTCTCGCTCCGGCCGGCCGACTGGCCCGGACCGGAACCGGACCGCGACGGCGACGCGGTCGTCGACGCCGGCACCGTCGTCGACGACGACCTCGCGCCCGACTGGGGCGCGTACCTGCTCGCAGGGATCCGGGTCGATCGGGTGATCGAGGACCCCGACCGGGAGATGGCCGCCGGGGCCGCCCCGACGAACGCCCACCTGAAACGCGACCCCTTCGACGCGCGGGTCGTCGTCGCCGGCGATCCGACCGAATCCGGCCTCTTCGAGCGCGCCGTCCCGCTGAGCACCTCGGCGTCGGGAGCGGAGGCGAACGACCTCGTCACCGACCTCTCGAGCGACTCCGGGAAGGGACCGTGGTGGCGGCGACCGATGCGGTTCGACGCGTCCGCGACGGCGACGCTTCTCGACCGGATCCGGTGGGCGTGA